One Carya illinoinensis cultivar Pawnee chromosome 5, C.illinoinensisPawnee_v1, whole genome shotgun sequence genomic window, aatcattttttaattttaactcatTCGGAAGACTTCTATATCGACAATGTGTTGggtttattaaaaataagatttataagtagattttattattttatatgagcatataattaaaattttaattaaagatTTCAGCTTTTTATCTATATTAGACGACAAGATGATTATCATTTactaattttacaaatttatttgttgagatacgaaaacaaaaaaatatatattatacggAGAGGATGAATAGATTTTTGGATTCAAACATTTTTTCCAACGGGAAGGAAGCATGCGATTTAAGGACATTGTACTCTACCTTAAAGTCTTCTAACATTGTTCGTGTTATTGTTAGTTATATAGTCGGCGGAGTATGGAGGGTGGGAAGTGGACGTACTTGCGTGGCATTGGTGTCGGATTCGATTCTGTGGATAGATAGGCCCCGTCATATTTTAATAGgacatttcttcaccacttcccTCATTTTTAGTGTCTTTCCGACGCCCCCTCGCGCGCGTGAGTACAAATTGAGTCAGTGAACCGTATTacattttgcttcttttttatttatttatttatttttcacctGAACCTGGCCGCACGTTACGAGGGGATTCAGGCGAATGTTCGTCTTACTTTACGTGCTCTGAAAGTCAAATTCACCCATATTTTTCTGAAATTCAACTGCATTTATTGTGCTCTAAGATTTAAGTTCAATCACGCTCGCGCATACAAAATATGCTCTCTGCCGCGCCTTGATTGACTCCGTTTGTTTAGCGACCTGCTGCCAGCTTTCACACTGGCTTAGTTTACGTTTATATAATGAAGTGATTTAGATATTtcgtgaataataataataaaatattaaataataataaaaaatatataaaaagtaaaaataaaataataaatagtaattgaatattctcataatattctaatacCCAAACTAGCCCAAGAATTATATGGCTCATCTGGTTCTTTGAACAAAAAACacagaaggaaaaggaaaaaaaaaagactccaGACCTCTTTTTAATCCCCGAGTTGCATATTTCGATTTATGAACTTCGAATAAATTCAGCAATTATATTCCCCATAACTAAAATGTACAACTTTTTCAAGTAATATATACATTGACCggtggaaaagaaaatatacatTGTCAGCTAGAACTTCTGCCTCATTATGCTATTACAACAAATCTATGGACTCTTAACTGGTCATGTATCTGTAGTTTCCTAGTTTTTTCAGAACCTGCAGTCGCCACTCATTTAAGGGGGAAACACAAAACTGCAGTCACCAATAATCCTTACATGAGCAATGCCCATCTCTGAAGTGGTGAAAGACCTTAGAGTCCCCCACAATTATTTCTCTCCTAGTAAACTCTGAAATCTTCTTTGCAGCACTGTGGCAAGCTTCACATATTCTAGTGTTCTTTCTCACAAGAACAGGGCTTCCCAACTTAGTAGATATCAAACCAAAAGCAATAGCCAGTCTTACGCTGTGTTTCTGTGATGAGTTTGCTCTTCTCTTTCCCAATTCTGATGGTCTGAACTTGCTAACACTGTGAACATAAATGTCTTCCCCTATCTTCCTCGTGATTGTATCTAATACGTCATAAATCATGTTTGTTTCAGCGTGGAACCGGTCTTCATTGATGAATCTGCAAGTTTTACCATTGTTTTCGACCACACTGCATGCCTTCGTCCTCTCCAACCCTTCTTTTATCATATGAATTTCAACTCGCTCAACATCTCCCCACCTTCCAGCTTCAGCATACATGTTAGAAAGCAAGACATAGCACCCAGTATTATCATGCTCTAGGGATAGTATATGCTTAGCAGCAAATTCAGCTAATTCTATGTTTCCATTGTTTCTGCTTGCAGTCAGCAATGATCCCCATATCCTGGCTGTGGGGGCTAAAGGAATTTCTGCAATGAATCTCTTGGCTAGCTCAAGATTGTTGGTGCGGCCAATAAGATCAATCATACAGCCATAATGCTCTATTCCAGGATCAATGTTGTAGTCCCTCTTCATCGAATTATAGTATTCCCACCCTTCATCAACCATACCAGAAATGCTACAAGATGATAGCAGGGAAACAAAGGTGCTTTCATTGGGTTTGAAGCCATTCTCCTTCATCTTAGAGAACAACTGAACAGAAATTTTCCCAAACCCATGAATGGCATGTGCCATAATGACCGTATTCCATGAAACCACATCCTTATACAACATGCGATCAAAAACTTCTCTTGCAGTCCCTAAATCCCCACATTTAGCATACATgtaaacaattgaattcaagaTGAAGGTATTAGTACCAAGCTCTGATTTAATGATAAAATCATGGATTTGCTTCCCTTCTCTCAATGAGGCTAATTCAGAAAAGGTTGGTAGAATGCTTGCAAATGTAAATGCATCTGATTTAAAAGGCTGGTTCCAAATACCTCGAAATAGCTCCAAGGCCTTATTGTTCCAACCATTCTGTACATAAGCAGCGAGCATGGCATTCCATGATATAAGGTTACTTCCAGTCATCTGACCAAATACACGTTCTGCCAGATTCAACGCTCCGCATTCTCCATACATGACAACTAAAGCGGTTTCCAAGACTGAATGAGGGAGAAGACCTTTTCTAAGGGCATAGCCATGGACAGATTTACCCTGTAACTGTGCACAAGAGGGGAGCACATTTATCATTGTGATTACATCAGGATTCAAGCCATCGGCATCTTGCATCCTTTTCAAGCAAAAAAATGAATCACAAGGACAAAAATTTAGCGCATATCCTCCTATCAGTGCATTCCAAGCCACAATGTTTCTTGGAGAAATCCTGTCAAACAACCTCTCTGCATAATCCATCCTACCACATTTGCCGTACATGTCAATAAGTGATGTCTGAACCATGTAATCCAATTCAAAACCACACCTGAGCACTTGGCAGTGAGTTTCCTTCCCACTTTGAAGACAACAACCAAGAGAACAAGCACCAAGTGCGCTGATCATGCTAATTCTGTCAGGTTTCATTCCAAGTGCTTGCATTTCAAAGAAACAAACCAATGAGCTCCAACCATTCCCAACAGCAACATATCCGCTAATCATAGCGTTCCAAGATACCAAGTCTCTAACTGGCATTTCACCAAACACCCTCTCTGCAAGCTCAATATATCCCATCTTCGCATACATACTGATAAGTGTATTAGAAACGTAAACATCCAAATCCATCCCGACCTTAATGATATTTGCGTGAACTTTCTGCCCCTCCATCAAGGAAAACAATCCTGTACACGCCTTGATCACAAACGGATAAGTGAAATTATCAGCTCGAACATCTTCATATCCCATTCTACAATAAACATCAATTGCCTCTCTAAAAAAACCATTATTGGTGAACCCTTTAATCAAAACATTCCAGATATACGTATCGAAATGGTTCATTTTCTCAAACAGGCAGAGAGCATGTTCAATATACCCAGCGTCAACGAAATGAGAAAGAGCCCGTGTGAGCGAAAGATTGCGTGGTTCAACCAAACCCTTTACATTATTCGATCGATTACTATCAAGCGAAGCTGTTTTGGAGATTTTTGGGTTGTTTACAAGCCCGGGTTTCCAGTTTTTTTTCATCGTTTCGACTTGTTTACGCGAAACATCTTCGGGTGCGTTGGAGTTGTAGAAGTGGGCATGCGCAAGCGTTACTGCCATTGTCAGTTGGGGGGGTGCTGCTTTGAACTTTAAGTTCTGGATAAGTTGCCGTTGAAAACCATGGATTTTTGCTTCTCTACAAGAATGACAATTTGAGACTGTTTATGACGTCGCTGTCTCTGAGTCCGTGCGTTTTATATTTCCTGGCCGGTGTTTTGAGCGTTCTAAAGTGGTTACGAAGAGATTCCTTGGAATTCCAAATTCGTTATCGGTCGGTGCTAAGCATTTACGTCCATTAATAGTGTGCATTAACATATCAGTAAGGAAGATGCCAAGCAGATCGATTCAATCAAatatatccttttttttttttttaattgactgagatatataaataattatcaaataatCTCGAATTAAATGCGTATGGCATTCGCATCTAATTTCAAAGATGTCATATAATTTAATGATATGATCTTGTCTTTGATAAAAGTATCATGTGTTTATAATATATACAACCTTAGtcttttttaaagaaactcaaGATATTTGATATCTTTCTCTTAGAACGAGCTCTCAATTGACGGTTTCAATGTGATATCTTGCAATTagaattcttctttttcttttctattcagTTCTTCCACTACTGCAAACCCCAATTAGATTCAGGCATGGTTACACCTTTTAGTTATTGATAATGATAGAGGTGTAATCAGTCTagttcaatttaattttgaacatattttaaaactaaattgGTATACAccgattttaaattttgaaaaactaatACCTTATCACTTACACCACCACTAGATCGGTATTTCTGATTTTATTGATTCCGGTccccttttttcaattttatcataATATTAGTAGATTATgcaattaatataactatactataatgATATAGTGGATTACATAgagatatagtattagtataactataaatattatagttatttatataattatttagataTAAGGGATTACtactagtattagtattagtatatatataatagtataatataatgatatagtatttgattatatatgttagtgataatatatataatggttACGTACACTTTTTATATGTGTATAAGATCAAATGAATagaaatgtatttttaaaatatatatatatatatatatatattataatttatcatactataaaatgtatttatccttaatatatattttatattaataacatatgatcaaatattcCTGTTTAAGActaatattttatgttattagattattattatatatgaataataagattttaaaatttaatattatattaattagtaatttagtatataatataaaattaattgatatataattatatataatataaaaatcaaataaaaatattttatataatataaaaaattaatatatatatatatatatatatatatatatgaacttgtTCGCTTTGGTTTGgtgttagaaaaataaaaataaaaatcagaccaatttcaactagttttgagaaaaataaaaccaacaccGGATCAAACTAGCTTGGTCCTGTTAaccgcttttttttttttttttttttccctcataaTTATTGAGAAAGTCCAAGTACTCTCTTTCGAACACATGAAATGGCTCTCACaggttgttgtttttttttttctttttttttccccttttgaaAGATAGATGAGAGAAACAATCAATCTTTTAATATTGGAAAGCCAAAAGATCCTTCCAAAGAAAAGAGATTTCCAACCTCCATTATACAGAGAGAGAAGAGACCAcgagaaattataaaatattcatattatagTAGATTTATCTTTCAAATGACCCGTAGACATATGTCTTGTACCAAATTATGTAAATACGTGTATCTTCATCTtcaactttatttatattttctattcATTGTTATAAATATACATGCATACGACACCGTACCACTGCTTTGGACCATTATTGTGGGCTTCTTTTTCTCTCGTTTTAACCTGCCGTACAATTTTTAACATTAACAacattgatatttatatatatatatatatatttgtagttcttttaatatattttttttaatgactgtAACGTTGTCAAGTAATTATAGCTTGCTCGCGATGAGCACTCAGCTTTTTGGCATGGGCTTGTGAGGTTGTGCTAGCGTGCTCATGTGATATGATCTACCAGTCTGGCTTCCCATTTATTTGTggaaaatttctattcattttcttattattttctcattatCAGTTATAGCTAATAATCTTTCAATTTCTAGTTAGTTATATGACATGAGTTTCGGTCACTTCATCATATACTAACCAACTTTTAATCAGCTTACGTACAGTTGCAAATTAATAGACTTGCCGACTAATCGTTTCTATAAATACAATCATCGTCTTcagatcatttttcaaaaatgagatttcatatatatatatatatatatatatgttttagctcccgataaaaatttttatctttttttatttaataattaagaatttttttaaatgatgttgtgatttaaataaatatatatactaaaaggaattaaaaatatacatgaaaaaaaaaacaaacaataaaTGCACTAATGGAGAATTTCTCAGGAGCCATCATGATTGGTAGTTCTAGTGCTACGTAccctatatgtatatataatatgtgtgtatttttaaattattctattattaagCGGGCATGTGAAACACATAATATTACTATacacataatttataaaatttaaattttaaaatttatcttttaaattaaattacattaaGTAGTATGCGGTGCATAAGCCTCTAATATTATTGAATGtgggttattatatatatgaatttattgaatttgagttattatatattttagtgaACCATTATCTTAAAGAGATGCATTAGTTCAGTGGTAGTGATGTGTTGTTTCAAATGAAATGATAGGAGTTTGAAACTCCATAAGtgcacttttatttattttgtgaaataaGTGAAGTGTTGGACTTAGATAAGCACAATGCTTGGACTGAAGGGACATAATACTTGGATGGGTACAATGCTTTAAAATTAATTCAACTGAAAAGTTAAATAAGGTGTGTTTCAAACCCTTGACCTCTTTGGGCAAGGGAGGTGTCCAACTACTTGACTAGGCACATTATTTGGTTTCTAAATGAAACAACATGACCTTTAAACTATAACTACTAGTTGAAAAGTCACAAGTTAAGAGTTGTTATTTTTCACATGGTGTCACTTTACTCTCTATAAATAGAAGATGAGACCcacgaatttatttatttcattctcTTATTTTTTCAGTCACTTGCACAATTTTGTAGAGAAATTCTAAAGATAAGATTTCATAATTGTTTTCTACAGTTGGTAACTTTGTTATATCCTGGATGTGAATTGCTTGTAACCCAGtaacaaactttttcaaataggGGCAATTAACACCTTCAAAATAATGTTGTACACATCTCAaagtctcatttattttttcagattaATGTAAAGCGACCCAATTTTCTTCAACAATATATACTCCATATTTTCTTCGACAATATATACTCATTCGCTTTTCTTTGTCATAGTTTGTCTGTCATAATTTAATCACCGAGAAAATTAAGGACCAGGAATATTCCtatctttttcacttttttcctctctctctctctctgtcgaTCTCATATCTGCTAGTCTCACGCAAACACCCAAGCCCATTTATGTGAAAgcgaaacaaaaaacaaaaaaggcagTAGCAAAAGACCCACATAACGTGGATATATATGCAACCTTCATTTCTCAAATCAGGAAGTATTTCTGTATTTCTTATAGGGTGTAGAAGTACTAAGTTTTGCAGCGCGCAGAGAAGTGCCGGAGAGATGGATTTAACAGGTTTGAGCCACCTCTTTGTAACGGTTTTCCTCTCGGGCTTTGCTAGCTTCACGGTGGTTCCATCCATCACCGATGTCACCATGTTGGCTCTTTGCCCTGGTCAAGATGAGTGCTCCCTCGCAATCTACCTCACTGGTTGCCAACAGGCGGTATGTTTGTGATATAATTTGTTGCCCTTCCTTTCCCTtccttcgtggctcttaatttCATGTTCCTCTGCATGCATGCTCTTCATTTCTTCTGCAAGATGgtccaaaaaatccaaattttagtAGTCTACATTTGAACTTTCTCCCACACAAAAGTCTGCATCTTCACAGAAACTCCTGCCATTTTTGAGGGAGGGGGGAATGCTAATTCAGGAACTTATATACTAAGCATGCTCAGATTTCATGTTTCTGAGGGAACTCTACAAACAGAAAGCCGATTATCGATCTTTACTAGAACTAAATAATATTAGAGTGTAATAGTTTCATTATTTtccgttttatttaattatttttcatttaatatataattaagttcaTAGATAAAACTTACGTGGTTTCAAATTAAAGGCGCATATAGAGTCGCACGATTATGGAATAATAAGGTTTAAATGTGCGCACGTGGACGTATATGCAGTAACTGGTCATGTCTGTATTCGATCCCTACCTAAATTTCAAACCTACCATGTTGGCTAGTCTTAGCCATCTAAATTTTATGATCCATTTCTCGGGACTTTTCCTCCAGATGTCGGAATAATTAAGTAGATCTGGATATCGAATTCTGGGGTTAACAACATTTTTGTTCTATGTCGCCGAATGAACGTGCATGCTTTGGCTGCAACTGCTACATGTAGATGCTTAATTAATTTCCCCCCCACAACGTCCaaagatctatatatatatagcttgatTTGGTTTTTTCTGCACTGAGTTTCCAGTGGCCGGAAATGGgcttagatatatatatatatacttagatCACTGATGAGTGTTGCATTCCGACCGGAGTTGGTGATGTGGTTTCACAGAAATTAAGGGTGGGTACTGGTCGCCAGTACCCAATAATATTGTTACTGGCCAGTACGTACTTACTAAAGAGATCAGACAGGGGGTTCGGGGAAGGGAATCTACTTTCGCGGTGTCTCATGAAATATAAACATGCGGTgggctattttctttttttagtgtACCACTTTAATACTTGACAACGAGACGTGGATTCACCTTTTCCGTACGTAACCTGTATTCCTTAacaaacaagcaaaaaaaaaaaaaacattagttaaacacaaattaatattatatattcactTACAAGTACTGATGATCAGACTTTCGATCATATAAAATGTTAGAACTTAGGACGTTATTAAGATTCATTTATAGAGAATTAGGCATAATATTATTGTCGGTAACATGCATGTTGCTAGCTAGCTGTTGATTAATGTCTCTTAATATTATCAAAGCGTACTTAATCACAACAAGGGGGAAAAAACGTACGTATATTTTAATTAACCCTTTTGGTTATTGGATTTATTTATGTTTCAGGAAACTAATTGGACAGCTCGATGTCGTTGTTAATGTATTTACATGATTtcggaaaaaatgaaaaagcacATCTAATCCATTAATGTTATAATATTGCAGATTATAGGATTGGGAGCAATGATAATTACACCCGTAATTGGGAATTTATCTGACGTGTACGGCAGGAAAGAGTTGCTCACCCTCCCCATGACTCTCTCCATTCTTCCACTAGGTGGGCATgcattgtttcctttctctgatATTGCTGATTCCTTAGTGCTTCCGTGGCCCCCCATAAACGCATGCTTTTTTTTGTATGCTTTTTAGTGCTTTCAAGGATGGTTGGGTCGCTTCTCGACGACTTTTGACGCAAAAATCTGTGTTCGAATGGTCATTTTCTGCTGGTCTACATGTACTATATTCCTTTAATTAAACCTTTGtgtggttttaaaaaaaataaaagatatttgtgtggtttttttcttttaaaaaaaaaagcacaattatagtatttcaaaaaaaaaaaaaaaaaaaaacacaacctcCTACTATTCTCCCAACTTCCCCACGccacattttttttacttttataatagtttttttaaatttgaatttatttttcttaaactaattaaattcttttatttattatctatatattaaatattatttgatatatttaatatatcaaataagcgtttctagctagctatatatatctGAGTCTTGTAAACACAGATCATTGCAATGATTTAATCCAACAAAGGTCGTTAAGTACATTTATAATTGCTTTGATTTATTAATGTTTTCTGTTTCTTTCCTATAAGGCTTTCAAAATTCTTGAGGTAGATTGGCTTACAGCTTTGACGTgaactacatgcatgcatgcgtgatATCGGtgttataattatttaagaatgaagaaaataattttgcaGTGATATTGGCATATAGCAGGACGACCAGCTTCTTTTATGCCTACTTCTTCATAAGGACTCTCACTGCAATGGTCGGTGAAGGCAGCATCAATTGCCTTGCTCTTGCTTATGTGGTATTTGCCCCCCTATGCCAcacatgatcatatatataaatatatatagctattttatttgcttaatttataatattgtactTGTCCTAAAAGCCACTGTTCTGCAAAGCTGTTCCAGCGGCTGGATGGCACTTTGAGTTAGTCTCAGCTGGTACAAATAATGAGCTAAGATCACAGACACAACGAATTAATGCTAGAAGGCCGGTTAGAGAGTAGTGGGAAGATCAACGCATCCATACATCGAAGCTTTCCATCATGCTTTTTCTGGCTAGAAATTAAGCAACATCATGCGATATACCTGATAAAAACTTCAGTTACATTAATGTGATCATGTGCTGATGTTTCTTTCTTCTGATCAGGCAGATAAAGTCCCAGATGGACAACGGGCATCAGCATTTGGAATTCTAGCCGGGGTAGGTTCAGCTGCATTTGTATGTGGAACCTTAGCGGCTCGTTTTCTTTCCACTGCTGCGACATTTCAGGTTGTCCCTAGCCGTACGTCTTGAACTTCTCCTTGAAATTAATAATCAGTTCTTTACTTTGTATATAGCTTGTTAATTGTGATTTGTGATTTGTAacgatcatttttttattcagGTTGCTGCTGTCATGTCGATGATTGCAGCAGTTTACTTGAGAGTTTTTCTCAAGGAAAGCATACCCAATGGGGATGGTTTAAGACAGCCAATGTTGAACGGAACACCTCATGCTGATTTAGAAAAGACAACAACACAGGCCTTCAAGAGGATTCCATCAATTGGGGATCTGATCTGCCTGATGAAGAGAAGGTAACGATTTGCACAATTGCTCTTGTATTTGCATGTATATGGTCATTATAGCtggttaatattatataatttatcgTCAAATTTggcatcacacacacacacactaggAGATCAGCTTGTTGGAAAAtcccccaagtgtgaaatgcccAAGTGTGAAATGGTTTGTGGATTTACAGCCACCCAACCATCCACCGTATTCTTTGTGGCAGCAAAGATTGACCAACATTCATCTGCACCGAAAGAGGACTTGAAAATTGCTATGTCTTGTCTCTCAtggttctcctataaaaggagatgaattcTGAAGATG contains:
- the LOC122308881 gene encoding pentatricopeptide repeat-containing protein At4g35130, chloroplastic, which encodes MAVTLAHAHFYNSNAPEDVSRKQVETMKKNWKPGLVNNPKISKTASLDSNRSNNVKGLVEPRNLSLTRALSHFVDAGYIEHALCLFEKMNHFDTYIWNVLIKGFTNNGFFREAIDVYCRMGYEDVRADNFTYPFVIKACTGLFSLMEGQKVHANIIKVGMDLDVYVSNTLISMYAKMGYIELAERVFGEMPVRDLVSWNAMISGYVAVGNGWSSLVCFFEMQALGMKPDRISMISALGACSLGCCLQSGKETHCQVLRCGFELDYMVQTSLIDMYGKCGRMDYAERLFDRISPRNIVAWNALIGGYALNFCPCDSFFCLKRMQDADGLNPDVITMINVLPSCAQLQGKSVHGYALRKGLLPHSVLETALVVMYGECGALNLAERVFGQMTGSNLISWNAMLAAYVQNGWNNKALELFRGIWNQPFKSDAFTFASILPTFSELASLREGKQIHDFIIKSELGTNTFILNSIVYMYAKCGDLGTAREVFDRMLYKDVVSWNTVIMAHAIHGFGKISVQLFSKMKENGFKPNESTFVSLLSSCSISGMVDEGWEYYNSMKRDYNIDPGIEHYGCMIDLIGRTNNLELAKRFIAEIPLAPTARIWGSLLTASRNNGNIELAEFAAKHILSLEHDNTGCYVLLSNMYAEAGRWGDVERVEIHMIKEGLERTKACSVVENNGKTCRFINEDRFHAETNMIYDVLDTITRKIGEDIYVHSVSKFRPSELGKRRANSSQKHSVRLAIAFGLISTKLGSPVLVRKNTRICEACHSAAKKISEFTRREIIVGDSKVFHHFRDGHCSCKDYW
- the LOC122310762 gene encoding hippocampus abundant transcript-like protein 1 isoform X2, whose translation is MQPSFLKSGSISVFLIGCRSTKFCSAQRSAGEMDLTGLSHLFVTVFLSGFASFTVVPSITDVTMLALCPGQDECSLAIYLTGCQQAIIGLGAMIITPVIGNLSDVYGRKELLTLPMTLSILPLVILAYSRTTSFFYAYFFIRTLTAMVGEGSINCLALAYVADKVPDGQRASAFGILAGVGSAAFVCGTLAARFLSTAATFQVAAVMSMIAAVYLRVFLKESIPNGDGLRQPMLNGTPHADLEKTTTQAFKRIPSIGDLICLMKRSRTFSQATVVSFFNGLAEGGIIASLLYFLKARFHFNKNQYADLLLICGVAGTISQLLFMPMLAPAIGEEKLLSIGLFMICSNVFLNSISWSVWVPYAATVFSIFTVFVQPSIRSIVSKQVGPTEQ
- the LOC122310762 gene encoding tetracycline resistance protein, class H-like isoform X1, which translates into the protein MQPSFLKSGSISVFLIGCRSTKFCSAQRSAGEMDLTGLSHLFVTVFLSGFASFTVVPSITDVTMLALCPGQDECSLAIYLTGCQQAIIGLGAMIITPVIGNLSDVYGRKELLTLPMTLSILPLVILAYSRTTSFFYAYFFIRTLTAMVGEGSINCLALAYVADKVPDGQRASAFGILAGVGSAAFVCGTLAARFLSTAATFQVAAVMSMIAAVYLRVFLKESIPNGDGLRQPMLNGTPHADLEKTTTQAFKRIPSIGDLICLMKRSRTFSQATVVSFFNGLAEGGIIASLLYFLKARFHFNKNQYADLLLICGVAGTISQLLFMPMLAPAIGEEKLLSIGLFMICSNVFLNSISWSVWVPYAATVFSIFTVFVQPSIRSIVSKQVGPTEQGKSQGCISGISSLANIVSPLIFSPLTALFLSEEAPFHFPGFSIMCIGFATMIAFIQSIMIWGIPSSHKTDNKQTTEA